From Streptomyces sp. TLI_235, a single genomic window includes:
- a CDS encoding L-glutaminase, translated as METALGAPARGRPADYIPALAQADPEAFGMAIATVDGGVFGVGSWEEPFSIQSVSKLFTLALALAEGDEGLWRGVGREPSGNPFNSLVQLETEHGIPRNPFINAGALVVTDRLLELTGDAVGAVREFLRRESGNDAVATDDAVAASEARHGHRNAAMAHFMASYGNLRNPVDSVLAHYYAHCAIAASCRDLARAGLFLARHGLRVDGSRLLTRSEAKRINAVLLTCGTYDAAGEFAYRVGLPGKSGVGGGVLAVLPGRGAVCVWGPGLDAAGNSVLGVAALDALTTATGWSVF; from the coding sequence ATGGAGACCGCGCTCGGGGCACCGGCGCGCGGGCGGCCGGCGGACTACATCCCGGCGTTGGCGCAGGCCGATCCGGAGGCGTTCGGGATGGCGATCGCGACGGTCGACGGCGGCGTGTTCGGGGTGGGGTCCTGGGAGGAGCCGTTCTCGATCCAGTCGGTGTCGAAGCTGTTCACGCTGGCGCTGGCGCTCGCGGAGGGCGACGAGGGGCTGTGGCGCGGGGTGGGCCGGGAGCCGTCCGGGAATCCGTTCAATTCGCTGGTGCAGCTGGAGACCGAGCACGGGATCCCGCGCAATCCGTTCATCAACGCGGGCGCGCTGGTGGTGACGGACCGTCTGCTGGAGCTGACCGGTGACGCGGTGGGGGCGGTGCGGGAGTTCCTGCGGCGGGAGTCGGGGAACGACGCGGTGGCGACGGACGACGCGGTCGCGGCCTCGGAGGCGCGGCACGGCCACCGGAACGCGGCGATGGCGCACTTCATGGCGAGCTACGGGAATCTGCGGAACCCGGTGGACAGCGTGCTGGCGCACTACTACGCGCACTGCGCGATCGCGGCGAGCTGCCGGGACCTCGCGCGGGCGGGGCTGTTCCTGGCGCGGCACGGGCTGCGCGTGGACGGTTCGCGGCTGCTGACCCGGAGCGAGGCGAAGCGGATCAACGCGGTACTGCTGACCTGCGGGACGTACGACGCGGCGGGGGAGTTCGCCTACCGAGTGGGCCTGCCGGGGAAGAGCGGCGTGGGCGGGGGCGTGCTGGCGGTGCTGCCGGGCCGGGGCGCGGTGTGCGTGTGGGGTCCGGGGCTGGATGCGGCGGGGAACTCGGTGCTGGGGGTGGCGGCGCTGGACGCGCTGACCACGGCGACCGGCTGGTCGGTGTTCTAG
- a CDS encoding LAGLIDADG DNA endonuclease family protein, with the protein MTGFDLENPDHAYVFGFLQADGHLRQGPGNKGRLSVELSARDVVLLEEFRRICAWPSSVRHRTRSTDFAAEHTSAIWTVCAREFRERLEELGLPTGRKSSRVAPPRTPFAERDYLRGLIDADGSLGRTGQDLPFVSLTTASEALATYFCRYAHELTGAVRTARRNRRDEIYNILVTRENAVAMAQDLYRPKCLALPRKLAAAADLATWTRPDGMRKVPRRPWTADEDDLLLATGDAKAAATLLGRSVSSCATRQWRLMGPRKARVRFPRTPA; encoded by the coding sequence ATGACCGGATTCGACCTCGAGAACCCCGACCACGCCTACGTGTTCGGCTTCCTCCAGGCCGACGGGCACCTGCGCCAGGGCCCCGGCAACAAGGGCCGCCTCAGCGTGGAACTCTCCGCCCGCGACGTGGTGCTGCTGGAGGAGTTCCGCCGCATCTGCGCCTGGCCGAGCAGCGTCCGCCACCGCACCCGGTCCACCGACTTCGCCGCCGAGCACACCTCTGCGATCTGGACGGTCTGCGCCCGCGAATTCCGCGAACGGCTGGAGGAGTTGGGTCTGCCCACCGGCCGGAAGTCCTCGAGGGTGGCACCGCCACGGACACCCTTCGCCGAACGGGACTACCTGCGGGGCCTCATCGACGCCGACGGCTCACTGGGACGCACCGGCCAGGACCTGCCGTTCGTCAGCCTGACCACCGCGAGCGAAGCACTGGCGACCTACTTCTGCCGCTACGCCCACGAGCTGACAGGCGCAGTACGCACGGCTCGGCGAAACCGGCGCGACGAGATCTACAACATCCTCGTGACCAGGGAGAACGCCGTTGCGATGGCACAGGACCTCTACCGCCCGAAATGCCTCGCCCTGCCGCGAAAGCTGGCGGCCGCGGCCGACCTGGCGACGTGGACCCGGCCCGACGGGATGCGCAAGGTGCCGCGCCGCCCTTGGACGGCCGACGAGGATGACCTCCTGCTGGCCACCGGGGACGCCAAGGCGGCAGCAACACTCCTCGGCCGGTCCGTCAGTAGCTGCGCCACCCGACAGTGGCGGCTGATGGGACCGAGGAAGGCCAGGGTGCGCTTCCCGCGCACCCCGGCCTGA
- a CDS encoding tRNA-splicing ligase RtcB — protein sequence MSYTEVPGIRVPIRMWTDPATVEGQAMQQLRNISSLPWLHGLAVMPDVHLGKGATVGSVIAMKGAVCPAAVGVDIGCGMTAVKTSLTAKDLPDDLSRLRSKIEQAIPVGRGLHTDPVDPGKLHGLATGGWDRFWDGFDGIAPEVLWKRERAAQQMGTLGGGNHFCEVCIDMSGSVWLMLHSGSRNIGKELAEHHMGVARSLPHNQGLIDRDLAVFIADTPQMNAYRQDLFWAQDYAKRNRAIMMALFQDVVRREFPKAKVAFDQMISCHHNYVAEERYDGVDLLVTRKGAIRAGSGDYGIIPGSMGTGSYIVRGLGNDAAFNSASHGAGRKMSRTAAKKRFTTRDLVEQTKGVECRKDAGVVDEIPGAYKSIEKVMDQQRDLVEVVAHLKQVVCVKG from the coding sequence ATGTCGTACACCGAGGTACCCGGCATCCGCGTGCCCATCCGGATGTGGACCGACCCGGCCACCGTCGAGGGCCAGGCCATGCAGCAGCTGCGCAACATCAGCTCGCTCCCGTGGCTGCACGGCCTCGCCGTCATGCCCGACGTCCACCTGGGCAAGGGCGCGACCGTCGGCTCCGTGATCGCGATGAAGGGGGCCGTCTGCCCGGCGGCGGTCGGCGTCGACATCGGCTGCGGAATGACCGCCGTCAAGACCTCGCTCACCGCGAAGGACCTGCCGGACGACCTGTCCCGGCTCCGCTCCAAGATCGAGCAGGCCATCCCGGTCGGCCGCGGTCTGCACACCGACCCGGTCGACCCGGGCAAGCTGCACGGCCTGGCGACCGGCGGCTGGGACCGCTTCTGGGACGGCTTCGACGGCATCGCGCCCGAGGTCCTCTGGAAGCGCGAGCGGGCGGCGCAGCAGATGGGCACGCTCGGCGGCGGAAATCACTTCTGTGAGGTATGTATCGATATGTCCGGTTCCGTGTGGCTGATGCTGCACTCCGGATCGCGCAACATCGGCAAGGAGCTCGCCGAGCACCACATGGGCGTCGCCCGCTCGCTGCCGCACAACCAGGGCCTGATCGACCGCGACCTCGCGGTGTTCATCGCGGACACCCCGCAGATGAACGCCTACCGCCAGGACCTCTTCTGGGCGCAGGACTACGCGAAGCGCAACCGCGCGATCATGATGGCGCTCTTCCAGGACGTCGTCCGGCGGGAGTTCCCGAAGGCGAAGGTGGCCTTCGACCAGATGATCAGCTGCCACCACAACTACGTGGCGGAGGAGCGGTACGACGGCGTCGACCTGCTGGTCACCCGCAAGGGTGCGATCCGGGCCGGCTCCGGCGACTACGGGATCATTCCCGGTTCGATGGGCACCGGTTCGTACATCGTCCGCGGTCTCGGCAACGACGCCGCGTTCAACTCGGCCTCGCACGGCGCCGGCCGCAAGATGAGCCGCACCGCCGCCAAGAAGCGGTTCACCACGCGCGACCTGGTCGAGCAGACCAAGGGCGTGGAGTGCCGCAAGGACGCGGGCGTCGTCGACGAGATCCCCGGTGCGTACAAGTCCATCGAGAAGGTGATGGACCAGCAGCGCGACCTGGTCGAGGTGGTCGCCCACCTCAAGCAGGTCGTCTGCGTGAAGGGTTGA
- a CDS encoding putative Zn-dependent peptidase — MTSQMTFHPQPAAGTPTPWAFPAPQRLTLGNGITVLHCHRPGQQLVAVDLVLDAPLAAEPTGLDGVANILARALNEGTEHHTAEEFAAELERAGATLDAHADHPAIRVSLEVPASRLERGLTLLADALRAPALPEDEIERLVANRLDEITHELANPARRAAKALYAALFDATDRLSRPRSGTADTVRTIDRAAVDAFYRAHVRPGTTTAVVVGDLTGTDLPTLLESTLGTWTADTADQAVHAPVTADDKGRVIIVDRPGSVQTQLLIGRIGPDRHDPTWAAQILGTYCLGGTLTSRLDRVLREEKGYTYGVRAFAQPLRSAADGSGRALLAISGSVDTASTAPALADTWTILRTLAAEGLTDAERDEAVQFLVGVAPLKYETAGSVAATLADQVEQYLPDDYQADVYRQLAELGTESATEAVVAAFPPDRLVTVLVGDAAVIGDGVRDLGIGEVTVIAN, encoded by the coding sequence GTGACCAGCCAGATGACCTTCCACCCCCAGCCCGCCGCCGGCACCCCCACCCCGTGGGCCTTCCCGGCACCCCAGCGGCTCACCCTCGGCAACGGCATCACCGTCCTGCACTGCCACCGCCCCGGCCAGCAGCTCGTCGCCGTCGACCTCGTCCTCGACGCCCCGCTCGCCGCCGAACCCACCGGCCTCGACGGCGTCGCCAACATCCTCGCCCGCGCCCTCAACGAAGGCACCGAGCACCACACCGCCGAGGAATTCGCCGCCGAACTCGAACGCGCCGGCGCCACCCTCGACGCCCACGCCGACCACCCCGCCATCCGCGTCAGCCTCGAAGTCCCCGCCTCCCGACTCGAACGCGGCCTCACCCTCCTCGCCGACGCCCTCCGGGCCCCCGCCCTCCCCGAGGACGAGATCGAACGACTCGTCGCCAACCGCCTCGACGAGATCACCCACGAACTCGCCAACCCCGCCCGGCGCGCCGCCAAGGCCCTCTACGCGGCACTCTTCGACGCCACCGACCGGCTCTCCCGCCCCCGCAGCGGCACCGCCGACACCGTCCGCACCATCGACCGCGCCGCCGTCGACGCCTTCTACCGGGCCCACGTCCGGCCCGGCACCACCACCGCCGTCGTCGTCGGCGACCTTACCGGCACCGACCTCCCCACCCTCCTCGAAAGCACCCTCGGCACCTGGACCGCCGACACCGCCGACCAGGCCGTCCACGCCCCCGTCACCGCCGACGACAAGGGCCGCGTGATCATCGTCGACCGGCCCGGCTCCGTCCAGACCCAACTCCTCATCGGCCGCATCGGCCCCGACCGCCACGACCCCACCTGGGCCGCCCAGATCCTCGGCACCTACTGCCTCGGCGGCACCCTCACCTCCCGCCTCGACCGCGTCCTGCGCGAGGAGAAGGGCTACACCTACGGCGTCCGCGCCTTCGCCCAGCCGCTGCGCTCCGCCGCCGACGGCTCCGGTCGCGCCCTGCTCGCCATCAGCGGCTCGGTCGACACCGCGTCCACCGCCCCGGCCCTCGCCGACACCTGGACGATCCTGCGCACCCTCGCCGCCGAGGGCCTCACCGACGCCGAGCGCGACGAGGCCGTGCAGTTCCTCGTCGGCGTCGCCCCGCTGAAGTACGAGACGGCCGGCTCGGTCGCCGCCACCCTCGCCGACCAGGTCGAGCAGTACCTGCCCGACGACTACCAGGCCGACGTCTACCGGCAGCTCGCCGAACTCGGCACCGAGTCCGCCACCGAGGCCGTCGTCGCCGCCTTCCCGCCCGATCGCCTGGTCACCGTGCTCGTCGGTGACGCCGCCGTCATCGGCGACGGCGTCCGCGACCTCGGCATCGGCGAGGTCACCGTGATCGCCAACTGA
- a CDS encoding DNA topoisomerase IV subunit A — protein sequence MARRSSPTPPPGDFEERILDVDVVDEMQGSFLEYAYSVIYSRALPDARDGLKPVHRRILYQANEMGLRPERGHVKCARLVGEVMGRLHPHGDASIYDSVVRMAQPFSMRLPLIDGHGNFGSLGNDDPPAAMRYTESRLTAASMSMVESIHEDTVDFGPNYDGSEQEPQVLPSAFPNLLVNGASGIAVGMATNMPPHNLAEVVAAARHLIKHPNADLDTLMRFVPGPDLPTGGRIVGLSGIRDAYANGRGTFKIRATTTIESVSARRKGIVVTELPYSVGPEKVIAKIKDLVNAKKLQGIADVKDLTDRENGLRLVIEVKNGFVPEALLEQLFKLTPMEETFGINNVALVDGQPLTLGLKELLEVYVDHRFEVVRRRSDFRRRKRQERLHLVEGLLVALVDIDEVIALIRSSDNAAQAKERLIERFSLSEVQTAYILDTPLRRLTRFDRVELEDEQRKLTAEIAELTEILESDSRLRSVVSSELGAVSKQFGTARRTVLLEAGAVPSAALSVPLEVADDPCRVLLSSTGLLVRTPDAASVAVPEQRAKHDVVVSAVAATARADVGVVTSAGRVLRLPVIDLPQLPPGGASSLAGGAAVSEFLRLEAGERALALTTLDESSPGLALGTVQGVVKRVVPEWPANKDEFEVIALREGDEVVGAVELATGEEDLVFITSDAQLLRYPAGQVRPQGRPAGGMAGVKVSDGARVLSFTAVDPAADAVVLSVAAASGTLSGGEQTTWKMTPFELYPRKGRATGGVRCQRFLRGEDVLAFAWAGAAPALAAAANGSPVELPERDPRRDGSGSPVTAQVATVGGRM from the coding sequence ATGGCCCGCCGCAGTTCGCCCACTCCGCCGCCCGGTGACTTCGAGGAGCGGATTCTCGATGTCGATGTGGTGGACGAGATGCAGGGCTCGTTCCTGGAGTACGCGTATTCGGTGATCTACTCGCGGGCGCTGCCGGACGCACGGGACGGCTTGAAGCCGGTGCACCGGCGGATCCTGTACCAGGCCAACGAGATGGGCCTGCGGCCGGAGCGCGGCCATGTGAAGTGCGCCCGTCTGGTGGGCGAGGTGATGGGCCGGCTGCACCCGCACGGTGATGCGTCGATCTACGACTCCGTGGTGCGCATGGCACAGCCGTTCTCGATGCGGCTGCCGTTGATCGACGGGCACGGGAACTTCGGTTCGCTGGGCAACGACGATCCGCCGGCGGCGATGCGGTACACGGAGTCGCGGCTGACGGCGGCGTCGATGTCGATGGTGGAGTCGATCCACGAGGACACGGTCGACTTCGGTCCGAACTACGACGGCAGTGAGCAGGAGCCGCAGGTTCTGCCGTCGGCGTTCCCGAATCTGCTGGTGAACGGCGCGTCGGGCATCGCGGTGGGTATGGCGACGAACATGCCGCCGCACAATCTGGCGGAGGTGGTGGCGGCCGCCAGGCATCTGATCAAGCACCCGAACGCGGATCTGGACACGCTGATGCGGTTCGTGCCGGGTCCGGACCTGCCGACGGGCGGGCGGATCGTGGGTCTGTCCGGGATCCGGGACGCGTACGCGAACGGCCGGGGGACGTTCAAGATCCGGGCGACGACGACGATCGAGAGTGTGTCGGCGCGCCGCAAGGGGATCGTGGTCACCGAGCTGCCGTACAGCGTGGGCCCGGAGAAGGTGATCGCGAAGATCAAGGATCTGGTCAACGCGAAGAAGCTGCAGGGCATCGCGGACGTCAAGGATCTGACGGACCGTGAGAACGGTCTTCGCCTGGTGATCGAGGTGAAGAACGGGTTCGTGCCGGAGGCGCTGCTGGAGCAGCTGTTCAAGTTGACGCCGATGGAGGAGACCTTCGGTATCAACAATGTGGCGCTGGTGGACGGTCAGCCGTTGACGCTGGGTCTGAAGGAGCTGCTGGAGGTCTATGTCGACCACCGTTTCGAGGTGGTGCGTCGGCGCAGTGACTTCCGGCGGCGCAAGCGTCAGGAGCGGCTGCACCTGGTCGAGGGCCTGCTGGTGGCGCTGGTCGACATCGACGAGGTGATCGCGCTCATCCGGTCGAGCGACAACGCGGCGCAGGCGAAGGAGCGGCTGATCGAGCGCTTCTCGCTGTCGGAGGTGCAGACGGCGTACATCCTGGACACTCCGCTGCGGCGGCTGACCCGGTTCGACCGGGTGGAGCTGGAGGACGAGCAGCGGAAGCTGACGGCGGAGATCGCGGAGCTGACGGAGATCCTGGAGTCGGATTCGCGGCTGCGCAGTGTGGTGTCGTCGGAGCTGGGCGCGGTGTCGAAGCAATTCGGGACGGCGCGTCGGACGGTGCTGCTGGAGGCGGGGGCGGTGCCGAGTGCGGCGCTGTCGGTGCCGCTGGAGGTGGCTGACGATCCGTGCCGGGTGCTGCTGTCGTCGACGGGTCTGCTGGTGCGGACGCCGGACGCCGCGTCGGTGGCGGTGCCGGAGCAGCGGGCGAAGCACGATGTGGTCGTGTCGGCGGTGGCTGCGACGGCGCGGGCGGATGTGGGTGTGGTGACGTCGGCGGGCCGGGTGCTGCGGCTGCCGGTGATCGATCTGCCGCAGTTGCCGCCGGGTGGTGCGTCGTCGCTGGCCGGGGGTGCGGCGGTGTCGGAGTTCCTGCGGCTGGAGGCCGGGGAGCGGGCGCTGGCGTTGACGACCCTGGACGAGTCGTCGCCGGGTCTGGCGCTGGGCACGGTGCAGGGCGTGGTGAAGCGTGTGGTGCCGGAGTGGCCGGCGAACAAGGACGAGTTCGAGGTGATCGCCCTCCGGGAGGGTGACGAGGTCGTCGGCGCGGTGGAGTTGGCGACGGGTGAGGAGGACCTGGTCTTCATCACCTCGGATGCGCAGTTGCTGCGGTATCCGGCGGGTCAGGTGCGGCCGCAGGGTCGTCCGGCCGGCGGTATGGCGGGTGTGAAGGTGTCGGACGGGGCCCGGGTGCTGTCGTTCACGGCGGTGGATCCGGCCGCGGACGCGGTGGTGCTGTCGGTGGCGGCGGCGTCGGGGACGCTGTCGGGCGGTGAGCAGACGACGTGGAAGATGACGCCGTTCGAGCTGTATCCGCGCAAGGGCCGGGCGACGGGCGGTGTGCGCTGCCAGCGGTTCCTGCGGGGCGAGGATGTGCTGGCGTTCGCGTGGGCGGGTGCGGCTCCGGCGCTGGCGGCCGCGGCGAACGGTTCGCCGGTGGAGCTGCCGGAGCGTGATCCGCGCCGGGACGGTTCGGGTTCGCCGGTGACGGCACAGGTCGCGACCGTGGGCGGCCGGATGTAG
- a CDS encoding NitT/TauT family transport system substrate-binding protein, producing MRRTAAAALAAALLLPLTACANDAASTSHNGAAPAGPTVEGPKVKIMVGGLDKVIYMPAMLTQRLGYFAEAGVNVELMSEPAGVNATTALLAGDVQGAVGFYDHTIDLQAKGKSVESVVQFSQAPGEVEVVSAKQAGAIKSGADFKGRKLGVTSIGSSTDFLTKYLAVKNGVDTSQFSPIAVGAGQTFIAAMQQGSIDAGMTTDPTVANILAKNIGTVLYDMRTPEGSKAALGGLYPSSALYMNTAWVNSNKDTVQKLANAFVKTLTWMNTHSPEEIAAKMPADYAQGGAEQYAAAIKATLPMFTTDGVMPADGPKTVLAVLGAFHPDVKGKEASIDLAKTYTTEFVTKAAKG from the coding sequence ATGCGCAGAACCGCCGCCGCCGCCCTCGCCGCCGCCCTCCTCCTGCCCCTGACCGCCTGCGCCAACGACGCCGCCTCCACCTCCCACAACGGCGCCGCCCCCGCCGGCCCCACCGTCGAGGGCCCCAAGGTCAAGATCATGGTCGGCGGCCTCGACAAGGTCATCTACATGCCCGCCATGCTCACCCAGCGGCTCGGCTACTTCGCCGAGGCCGGCGTCAACGTCGAGCTGATGAGCGAACCCGCCGGCGTCAACGCCACCACCGCCCTCCTCGCCGGAGACGTCCAGGGTGCCGTCGGCTTCTACGACCACACCATCGACCTTCAGGCCAAGGGCAAGAGCGTCGAATCCGTCGTCCAGTTCTCCCAGGCCCCCGGCGAGGTCGAGGTCGTCTCCGCCAAGCAGGCCGGAGCCATCAAGAGCGGCGCCGACTTCAAGGGCCGCAAGCTCGGCGTCACCAGCATCGGCTCCTCCACCGACTTCCTCACCAAGTACCTCGCCGTCAAGAACGGCGTCGACACCAGCCAGTTCAGCCCCATCGCCGTCGGCGCCGGCCAGACCTTCATCGCCGCCATGCAGCAGGGCTCCATCGACGCCGGCATGACCACCGACCCCACCGTCGCCAACATCCTCGCCAAGAACATCGGCACCGTCCTGTACGACATGCGCACCCCCGAGGGCTCCAAGGCCGCCCTCGGCGGCCTCTACCCCTCGTCCGCGCTGTACATGAACACCGCCTGGGTGAACAGCAACAAGGACACCGTGCAGAAGCTCGCCAACGCCTTCGTCAAGACCCTCACGTGGATGAACACCCACAGCCCCGAGGAGATCGCCGCGAAGATGCCCGCCGACTACGCCCAGGGCGGCGCCGAGCAGTACGCGGCCGCCATCAAGGCCACCCTGCCCATGTTCACCACCGACGGCGTCATGCCCGCCGACGGCCCGAAGACCGTCCTCGCCGTCCTCGGCGCCTTCCACCCCGACGTCAAGGGCAAGGAGGCGAGCATCGACCTCGCCAAGACCTACACCACCGAATTCGTCACCAAGGCCGCCAAGGGCTGA
- a CDS encoding NitT/TauT family transport system permease protein: protein MPLETAPAAVPQAAPAATRSEVRERAARNRRNTVYAARAGVLAAFLGLWEVCARTGVIDPFNFSQPSKIWAQIWQWITHGTAQGSLGEQIGYTLYEALSGWMIGVVAGVMLGIALGRIRFLADVFGPYIKVLNAIPRIVLAPIFLIWFGLGPASKVASAVVLVFFPVFFNAFQGAREVDRNLVANARILGADNRKVTLQVVIPAATTWIFTSLHVSFGFALIGAIVGEYIGATKGLGLMVAAAQGTFNAAGVYAAMTILAVVALFTEGLLTFAEKRLFRWKPADSGDGR, encoded by the coding sequence GTGCCGCTTGAGACCGCCCCCGCCGCCGTGCCGCAGGCCGCCCCCGCCGCCACCCGCAGCGAGGTCCGCGAACGCGCCGCCCGCAACCGCCGCAACACCGTCTACGCCGCCCGGGCCGGCGTCCTCGCCGCCTTCCTCGGCCTGTGGGAGGTCTGCGCCCGCACCGGCGTCATCGACCCGTTCAACTTCTCCCAGCCGTCGAAGATCTGGGCGCAGATCTGGCAGTGGATCACCCACGGCACCGCCCAGGGATCGCTCGGCGAACAGATCGGCTACACGCTGTACGAGGCGCTCAGCGGCTGGATGATCGGCGTCGTCGCAGGCGTCATGCTCGGCATCGCCCTCGGCCGGATCCGGTTCCTCGCCGACGTGTTCGGACCCTACATCAAGGTCCTCAACGCCATCCCGCGGATCGTCCTCGCGCCGATCTTCCTCATCTGGTTCGGCCTCGGCCCGGCCTCCAAGGTCGCCTCCGCCGTCGTCCTGGTGTTCTTCCCGGTGTTCTTCAACGCCTTCCAGGGCGCCCGCGAGGTCGACCGCAACCTCGTCGCCAACGCCCGCATCCTCGGCGCGGACAACCGCAAGGTCACCCTGCAGGTCGTCATCCCCGCCGCCACCACCTGGATCTTCACCAGCCTGCACGTCAGCTTCGGCTTCGCCCTCATCGGCGCCATCGTCGGCGAGTACATCGGCGCCACCAAGGGCCTCGGCCTGATGGTCGCCGCCGCCCAGGGCACCTTCAACGCCGCCGGCGTCTACGCCGCGATGACCATCCTCGCCGTCGTCGCCCTGTTCACCGAGGGCCTGCTGACCTTCGCCGAGAAGCGGCTCTTCCGCTGGAAGCCCGCCGACTCCGGCGACGGCCGCTGA
- a CDS encoding NitT/TauT family transport system ATP-binding protein, with protein sequence MVHVSPHKAGAVPAIELTGATKRFRTPSGTLHTAVRDLDLTVAPGEFVAVVGPTGCGKSTTLTLVSGLEEPTEGEVKVHGEHVDGINPHVGFVFQQDAVFPWRTVLSNVTAGPRFRGVPADEARERARDWLARVGLGAFEDRYPHQLSGGMRKRVALAQTFVNDPKILLMDEPFSALDVQTRALMSDQLLDLWAGTGSSVVFVTHDLDEAIALADRVVVMTAGPATVKEVFTVDLPRPRTVEAVRLEPRFVELYREIWASLGEEVRITRERGAGRAA encoded by the coding sequence GTGGTTCACGTGAGCCCGCACAAGGCCGGCGCCGTCCCGGCGATCGAGTTGACCGGGGCGACCAAACGCTTCCGGACGCCGTCCGGCACCCTGCACACCGCCGTCCGGGACCTCGACCTGACCGTCGCCCCCGGCGAGTTCGTCGCCGTCGTCGGCCCCACCGGCTGCGGCAAGTCCACCACCCTGACCCTGGTCAGCGGTCTGGAGGAGCCCACCGAGGGCGAGGTGAAGGTCCACGGCGAGCACGTCGACGGGATCAACCCGCACGTCGGCTTCGTCTTCCAGCAGGACGCCGTCTTCCCGTGGCGCACCGTGCTCTCCAACGTCACCGCCGGCCCGCGCTTCCGCGGCGTGCCCGCCGACGAGGCCCGCGAGAGGGCCCGCGACTGGCTGGCCCGGGTCGGCCTCGGCGCCTTCGAGGACCGCTACCCGCACCAGCTGTCCGGCGGCATGCGCAAGCGCGTCGCCCTCGCCCAGACCTTCGTCAACGACCCGAAGATCCTGCTCATGGACGAGCCGTTCTCCGCGCTCGACGTGCAGACCCGGGCCCTGATGTCCGACCAGCTGCTCGACCTGTGGGCGGGCACCGGCTCCTCCGTCGTCTTCGTCACCCACGACCTCGACGAGGCCATCGCCCTCGCCGACCGGGTCGTCGTCATGACCGCGGGCCCGGCCACCGTCAAGGAGGTCTTCACCGTCGACCTGCCCCGGCCGCGCACCGTCGAGGCCGTCCGCCTGGAGCCCCGCTTCGTCGAGCTGTACCGCGAGATCTGGGCCTCCCTCGGCGAGGAAGTCCGCATCACCCGTGAGAGAGGAGCGGGTCGTGCCGCTTGA